In Verrucomicrobiota bacterium, a single window of DNA contains:
- a CDS encoding FMN-binding glutamate synthase family protein: MTSLSIDLYRLSKFTNFALPLLAILFFIAGITISFYFNFLTVAFLFLTIVNVFYLKVQTEHSLLRNFGILAQGRYILESIGPELRQYLFASDTEERPFNRTERVEIYRKAKNMDSASSFGSMKEFDTSEIKIRHSMYPMDRENLEPYSLTFGEERGIRNTYTITRPLIISAMSFGSLGENAIHALARGAKMAGIPMNTGEGGFPKHHLKEGCDLIFQMGTAKFGVRDAQGFLDEQKLKDLAGIEQIKMIEIKLSQGAKPGKGGLLPKEKITPEIAELRGVSLNQDVVSPPRHKECKDEATTVAFIRKVQEVSGLPVGIKFCVGSFTEVKALVQEMITQDAFPDYISVDGSEGGTGAAPKAFMDQVGVPLYPALSGVNKILCKAGVRDRLKLLAAGKLINPGRQMLAFALGAQAIYSARGFMLALGCIQAMQCGKNTCPIGITTHDPSLQKGLDVATKSIRIKNYVQNIEHELIELLSATGQPSFESLTMKNLYVPENSTLAPLLDHTTRQLSNL, from the coding sequence ATGACTTCTCTTTCCATAGATCTATACCGTCTCTCGAAGTTCACCAACTTTGCCTTACCCCTTCTGGCAATCCTCTTTTTCATAGCCGGGATTACCATTTCTTTCTATTTCAACTTTCTGACGGTCGCATTCCTGTTTTTAACGATTGTGAATGTTTTCTACCTGAAAGTGCAAACGGAGCACTCACTGTTGCGAAACTTTGGGATTCTGGCTCAGGGCAGGTATATTCTGGAAAGCATTGGACCCGAGCTTCGCCAGTATCTCTTTGCAAGCGATACTGAAGAGAGACCGTTTAATCGTACTGAGCGGGTGGAGATTTACCGGAAAGCCAAGAATATGGATTCTGCATCCTCCTTTGGCTCGATGAAGGAGTTTGATACTTCGGAAATAAAAATTCGCCATTCCATGTATCCCATGGATAGAGAGAACCTGGAGCCTTACTCGCTCACCTTTGGCGAAGAACGTGGTATCCGAAACACGTATACAATCACAAGGCCGTTGATAATCAGTGCAATGAGTTTCGGGTCTCTAGGTGAAAATGCAATCCATGCGCTGGCCCGCGGCGCAAAGATGGCAGGCATACCGATGAACACAGGGGAGGGTGGGTTCCCTAAGCACCACCTCAAAGAAGGGTGCGATCTTATTTTCCAGATGGGGACCGCGAAATTTGGAGTGAGGGACGCACAGGGATTTCTTGATGAGCAAAAGCTCAAGGATCTGGCTGGTATCGAACAGATCAAGATGATCGAAATAAAACTGTCCCAAGGTGCCAAGCCGGGTAAGGGAGGGTTATTACCGAAAGAAAAAATAACCCCGGAAATTGCTGAATTGCGTGGAGTTTCTTTGAATCAGGATGTGGTGTCACCTCCTCGTCACAAAGAATGTAAGGATGAAGCCACAACGGTGGCTTTTATCCGAAAGGTTCAGGAAGTTTCAGGGTTGCCGGTTGGGATCAAGTTTTGTGTGGGTTCTTTTACGGAAGTGAAGGCGCTGGTCCAGGAAATGATAACTCAGGATGCCTTCCCGGACTACATTTCAGTCGACGGATCTGAAGGTGGAACCGGGGCCGCCCCCAAAGCCTTTATGGATCAGGTAGGAGTTCCATTATATCCTGCATTGTCTGGCGTTAACAAAATTCTTTGCAAAGCAGGCGTTCGAGACAGGTTGAAACTGCTTGCGGCAGGGAAACTGATTAACCCAGGTCGTCAGATGCTCGCTTTTGCATTGGGGGCTCAAGCGATCTATTCGGCGCGTGGGTTCATGTTGGCCCTGGGCTGCATCCAGGCGATGCAATGTGGAAAAAATACCTGTCCAATCGGGATAACCACGCATGATCCCTCATTACAAAAGGGTTTGGATGTAGCCACTAAATCCATCCGGATAAAAAACTACGTCCAAAACATAGAGCACGAACTGATTGAGTTACTTTCTGCGACTGGCCAGCCAAGCTTTGAGTCTTTGACCATGAAAAATCTGTATGTGCCAGAGAACAGCACCTTGGCGCCATTACTCGACCATACCACCAGACAACTCTCCAACCTCTAA
- a CDS encoding DoxX family protein, with protein MKKIISLVLRILTAVILIQTLRYKFTGHVDSVQIFTELGMEPAGRIVIGVLELIAGILLLVPSTVAWGAILAWGVMTGAMIGHFTHLGFAGDRLSLFLLAIAVWASSAVLLVLHSSQIPVIRHMFEKSGKP; from the coding sequence ATGAAAAAAATTATTTCTCTGGTTCTTAGAATCCTTACCGCGGTTATTTTAATTCAAACCCTGCGCTACAAGTTTACGGGTCATGTGGACTCTGTGCAGATTTTCACGGAGCTGGGAATGGAGCCAGCTGGTCGAATCGTCATCGGTGTTCTGGAGCTGATTGCAGGAATACTGTTGTTAGTCCCTTCAACTGTTGCTTGGGGCGCCATACTCGCCTGGGGTGTCATGACGGGCGCAATGATTGGCCATTTTACCCATCTTGGTTTTGCTGGCGACAGGCTTTCCTTATTCCTGCTCGCGATTGCGGTATGGGCAAGCTCGGCAGTTCTGCTGGTCCTTCATAGTTCCCAGATTCCTGTAATTCGACACATGTTCGAAAAGTCCGGAAAACCCTAG
- a CDS encoding DUF547 domain-containing protein: MTPILLFCLSAGYGYGHFDHSIYDSLLKTHVTEGLVDYSALKQDPSLDQYLALIAQADLGSLATRNEQLAFWTNAYNAYTLKLITINFPLDSIMDIKEEGYESPWDIPLVKVAGKQYTLDQIENEIIRPKFKDPRIHYALVCAARSCPKLRNEAYVGVRLEEQFEEQSRWFMIHRNTFDQKSKVAKLSSVFDWYSVDFGENIQETLKWIIPYVEPSLANSLKQHPKSWEISFSEWDWRLNIKK, translated from the coding sequence ATGACCCCAATATTACTATTCTGTTTGTCAGCAGGCTACGGATACGGACATTTCGACCACAGCATCTATGATTCCTTGCTAAAAACCCATGTCACCGAAGGACTGGTTGACTACTCAGCTCTGAAACAGGATCCGAGCCTTGATCAATACCTTGCGCTCATCGCTCAGGCTGACTTGGGTTCATTGGCTACTCGCAATGAACAACTGGCGTTTTGGACCAATGCGTATAATGCCTACACCCTCAAGCTGATTACCATTAATTTCCCCTTGGACAGCATAATGGATATCAAGGAAGAGGGCTATGAATCTCCTTGGGATATCCCACTGGTAAAAGTGGCTGGCAAGCAGTACACCCTCGACCAGATTGAAAACGAAATCATTCGACCCAAATTCAAGGATCCTCGAATCCATTACGCCTTGGTTTGCGCCGCCAGATCCTGTCCAAAACTCAGAAATGAAGCATATGTAGGCGTAAGGCTTGAAGAACAATTTGAAGAACAAAGCCGCTGGTTCATGATTCATCGCAACACCTTCGACCAAAAGTCCAAGGTTGCGAAATTGTCCTCGGTGTTCGATTGGTATTCAGTAGACTTCGGAGAGAACATTCAAGAGACCCTAAAATGGATTATTCCCTATGTGGAACCAAGCCTTGCTAATTCTCTGAAGCAACACCCGAAATCCTGGGAAATAAGTTTTTCTGAATGGGATTGGCGTCTGAATATCAAAAAATAA
- a CDS encoding galactose mutarotase yields the protein MNYFKLSNRNGIEIDISPYGGIIQSLKVPDRYGQQADITLGFDTVAEYQAGSPFFGALVGRYCNRIAGGRFKLDQTFYPLAINNGKNHLHGGVVGFDKVNWVVEETMDGDAPALKLNYTSADGDEGYPGELKIEVMYSLNDTDDFTISYRATTDKSTHVNMTQHAYFNLAGHDAGSIVDHDIWVNADFFTPTDGGSIPTGEIRPVDDTAFDFRKVKRIEDAIYTNEEQINFCGGIDINFVLNKLPYDLSHASTAVHRVSGRTMDVFTTEPGLQFYTGNNLNGINGKGGAFYKKHDGFCFESQHFPDTPNKSMFPSTRLDPGQEYNSCTVYKFGLADS from the coding sequence ATGAATTATTTTAAGCTTAGTAATAGAAACGGAATTGAAATCGATATCAGTCCTTATGGGGGGATCATACAATCTCTCAAAGTTCCGGATCGTTACGGACAACAAGCTGACATCACATTAGGATTTGATACGGTTGCTGAATACCAGGCGGGGTCTCCGTTTTTTGGAGCTTTGGTTGGGCGGTATTGCAATCGGATTGCCGGCGGTCGATTTAAGCTCGACCAAACATTTTACCCACTCGCAATCAATAATGGGAAGAATCATCTCCATGGCGGAGTCGTGGGCTTTGATAAAGTGAACTGGGTTGTTGAAGAAACCATGGATGGAGACGCACCTGCATTGAAATTGAACTACACAAGTGCTGACGGTGACGAAGGTTACCCTGGCGAGCTAAAGATCGAGGTAATGTATTCGCTGAATGATACGGATGACTTTACCATCAGTTACCGTGCTACCACCGACAAGTCCACACATGTCAATATGACCCAGCACGCTTATTTCAATCTAGCCGGCCATGACGCGGGAAGTATTGTTGATCATGATATCTGGGTAAATGCAGACTTCTTCACGCCAACCGATGGAGGGTCGATTCCGACTGGTGAGATCCGTCCAGTGGACGACACCGCTTTTGATTTCAGAAAAGTAAAAAGAATTGAGGACGCAATCTACACCAATGAAGAACAGATAAACTTTTGCGGAGGTATAGATATTAATTTTGTATTGAACAAACTTCCTTATGATTTAAGTCACGCCTCTACCGCTGTGCATAGAGTTTCTGGACGGACAATGGATGTTTTTACCACAGAACCAGGACTTCAATTTTACACCGGAAATAATCTTAACGGAATAAACGGGAAGGGCGGCGCGTTTTATAAGAAACACGATGGCTTTTGTTTCGAATCGCAACACTTCCCTGATACACCAAATAAATCCATGTTTCCTTCCACGCGTCTTGACCCCGGTCAGGAGTATAATTCGTGCACGGTGTACAAGTTCGGCTTGGCTGATAGCTAA
- a CDS encoding glycosyltransferase: protein MKVSVIMPVRNAASTIQRAVKSIRDQTLENWELIIVDDGSKDDTIKILEAQAVEDKRIRIHTQKPLGIVKALNIGIACSSGTLIARMDADDVSHPERLSLQSSFLNENKGIGLLGTRVNFMGNPTQQIGYDSYVEWTNSLLSSGSIRINRFIESPFAHPSVMFRRKIVGDPRLFYRSGHFPEDYELWLRLIDEGVQMAKLPEYLLDWHDSTERLSRKDPRYSPQSFYETKAKYLAGWLNQSAINRPIWIWGAGRITRKRASLLLNEGIKFCGYIDIDPRKIGGQINDLQVIRPEDIPLIENPYIVSYVGNRGAREDIRNFLTDLGLTEERDFILAA, encoded by the coding sequence ATGAAGGTATCTGTGATCATGCCCGTAAGAAACGCTGCGAGTACCATCCAGCGGGCGGTAAAAAGTATCAGGGACCAAACACTGGAAAATTGGGAGCTTATCATTGTCGACGACGGTTCCAAAGATGACACGATTAAGATCCTTGAGGCTCAAGCGGTAGAGGACAAACGGATCCGAATCCATACGCAAAAACCATTGGGAATTGTAAAAGCGCTGAATATCGGAATTGCCTGCTCTTCGGGAACCTTGATCGCCAGGATGGATGCCGACGATGTGTCTCATCCAGAACGGCTATCACTCCAGTCTTCATTTTTAAATGAAAACAAAGGCATCGGCCTCCTTGGAACAAGAGTAAATTTCATGGGAAATCCAACTCAACAAATAGGCTACGATTCCTATGTGGAATGGACAAATTCCCTGTTAAGTTCCGGGAGCATACGAATTAATCGCTTCATTGAATCTCCTTTTGCCCACCCATCCGTTATGTTCCGCCGAAAAATCGTAGGAGACCCAAGGCTATTTTATCGGTCGGGTCATTTCCCGGAGGACTACGAACTATGGCTGCGCTTGATCGACGAAGGCGTGCAAATGGCGAAGCTGCCGGAGTATTTGTTGGATTGGCATGATTCAACTGAGAGGCTTTCCCGCAAAGACCCTCGGTATTCACCTCAATCGTTTTACGAAACCAAAGCGAAGTACTTGGCGGGGTGGTTAAATCAATCTGCAATTAACCGCCCGATCTGGATATGGGGTGCCGGTAGAATTACTCGGAAACGCGCCTCCCTATTATTAAATGAAGGTATCAAATTTTGTGGTTATATCGATATAGACCCACGGAAAATTGGAGGACAGATCAACGACTTGCAGGTTATCCGACCCGAAGACATTCCCTTAATTGAAAACCCCTACATCGTTTCCTATGTAGGGAATCGAGGAGCTCGAGAGGACATTCGGAACTTCCTAACCGACCTGGGATTAACCGAAGAAAGAGATTTTATCCTGGCGGCCTAA